A window of Emcibacter sp. SYSU 3D8 genomic DNA:
GAGTTCCACGTTTATGCCGCCGCCAGACACTTGAGCAGGGATGTTCAACTCGATTTCGAACGGGCCCTGGACGATACGATGAGCAGCGCCAACCAGATGGGCATGAGATATATGGAGCTTGCAGAGCCGATAATCGAGGCGGGCGGCGACCCGCTCAGGGATTCGATGATCGCCGCCGACCTGACGTTTTGTGATCAGATCCGCAGACCCGATACATTCGAGCAATAATGTACCGCTCGCCCATCCGGGCCGGGTTTTGCGCCTAAAGCGCGCCCCGCAGCTTGTTGCGAACCATCAGCGGCAACAGGCGGGCGCTTTCTCGAAAACCAAATCGCCGTAGCGACCGCACCCCCAGCAACAGACCGTCCAGAACGGCTCCCAGAGATATGAGCGCGATGGCCGCCTGCCGGCTGACCAACGCCTCAAGCTGGAGATTCGCAGCGGTCCGCCGCAGGATCCGGCGCGCCTGCTCCCGGTTACCCAGTTCCCTCAGGCCAAGTCCAAGCGCCAGCTGGCTGTTGGGATCGTCCACACCGTGCAGCAACGCCTGATCGAACGACAGCGCGGCCCCGGGACGATCGCCATGCCGGAGTTGCAGGCAACCCAGATGTGTCCAGTTCGGGCCGCTGGCCGGGCTTGCAGCCAGCCGCCATTTCAGCGCGCAGAGCGCCGCGGCATCCCGGGGTGAGAGCCCGCTGACCTCGACCAGAGCCTCGTCGGGGACGACATAGCCGTTGGTCGCGCCGGTCTCGCTCAGAACGAACTCCAGCAACTCGACGTGGCTGGTGAAGAAAGGACGCTCGAAATATGGGTGCGCGACGGCGGCATGCGGCGCGGTAAAGGGCGAGTCCCGCGTCACCAATTCGTAGGGCAGGGCGAGAACCGACAGCGGCTGACCGTCGATCTCGACCCGGCAGCGCTTGCCGGTCAGACCGCCCAGGGCGACGTCCTCCCAGAACGGCTGCAAACTGTCCAGAAGCTGGTTGAAGGCGATCTGCTCTCGGGTGTGGTATTCCAGCCGCTCCTGCCAGCGTGCGAAGAAAGCCGTTGTGCCCGGCGTCGACCGCGCGAGGTAGAAGCCGGCACAAAGAACAAATCCCCATTTGGCCGCCAGATTTCGGGGAATGCCGAATTCGGTCGAACAGATGATGTCATCGTCGAAGCCTGCGAAATCCGGCAACGGCGCACGATGCCAGAAGGCGTCGATGTCGGTGTGCAGAATGTCGTGGCCCTGCTCGAGGAAACTCCGGAAGAACGCCATATGCCGGACCAGCAACGAATGCCGGCTGTCCCTGGAGATGTCCAATTGGGGCAGTGCAGTGGCGGTCACCCGCTCGAGGCCGGCGCATTGCGCATAGGAGTCCATGTCCATGCAGCCCACATGCAGGTCGCCGGGCATGTGCGCCGCCGACTGCGCCAGCCACAATTTCAGCAGCCGCATGTAAGGCGCGTTCACCGAAGCGACGATCCTCGGTATTTTTGCAGATGTCATGATGAGGGAGCTGCGCTGAAGTTGTTGCCCGCGTGCAACAATCGCATAAACACCGCGCGAATTGAACCCTGCGGCACGCTATCCGGGAATTGTCAGGAGTGGTTGGCTGGGGGACTAGGATTCGAACCTAGACTGGCGGAGTCAGAGTCCGCTGTCCTACCGTTAGACGATCCCCCAACGAAGGCGGGCGGAACATAGGGAGAGCGGCGCGGCCTGTCAACGACTTGAGAGGCATTTGGGCGATGGAAAATCGTCGCCGCCGCCAGCCGCCGGAAATGGCGATTCAGGCGCGGCCTTGCGCCTTCGCCAAACCGCGTTACATTGGTGTGAAGTCTCAAGTCCTTGAATGGAGCCCCAAAGCAACGTGCGTCACGCGGCCGACCATATCGAAGCGCGGCCTGGCAACGGGCAGAGCGCCGGGCGCTGGGGACATACCTACGCCGCTGTCGACCTGGGCACCAACAATTGCCGGCTGCTGATCGCAAGGCCGACGGGCGCGGGCTTTCGCGTTATCGACTCGTTCTCGCGCATTGTCCGGCTTGGCGAGGGTGTCGCCAACAAGGGCGCGCTGTCACGCGAGGCCATGGCACGCACCATCGACGCGCTGAAAGTCTGCGCCGACAAGATCGACCGGCGCGGCGTCACCCGCCAGCGCCACGTGGCGACGGCCGCCTGCCGCGCCGCCAGCAACCATCTGGAATTCCTCGAGGAAGTGCGCGAGAAAACCGGTCTGGACCTGCACGTCATCACCCCGGAGGAAGAGGCGCGGCTTGCCGTCTCGGGCTGCATTTCGCTGTTCGACGATGGTTCCGAATTCGCGTTCGTGTTCGATATCGGCGGCGGCAGCACCGAATTGATCTGGGTCGCGGCCACGCCGGACAAGGCCTGTGACATCCGTGCCTGGACCTCGCTGCCCTGCGGTGTGGTGACGCTGGCAGAAGCCTTCGGCGGCCGTGAGGTAACGGACGAGATGTACCGGGCCATGGTCCGCCACGTGGAGGACCTGCTGCAGCCGTTCGAGCAACAGCACCGGCTCCGCGACAGGGTCAAGACGCACCAGGTCCAGATGATCGGCACGTCGGGCACGGTCACCACCATCGCCGGCATCCATCTGGGGCTGAGGCGCTATGATCGCAGCCGGGTCGACGGCATGTGGATCGAACGCGAGCATATCCATGACATTTCCCGCCGGCTGACCGGCATGAGCTATGAAGAGCGCATGGCAGAACCCTGCGTCGGCCGCGACCGCGCCGACCTGGTGATCGCCGGCTGCGCCATCTACGAGGCGATCGCCCGTATGTGGCCCTGCGCCAAGCTGCGCGTTGCCGACCGCGGCCTGCGCGAGGGCTTGCTGCTCGACCTGATGATCGATGCCGATACCGAACAACGCCGGAGCGGGTATGGCGCCGCGTCCGCCTAGGGGCTCGCGCCCCAGCGCCCCGGGAAAAAGTCCAGCCAAGGGATCCGGAGAGCGGGAACTGAGTGTGCGGGTCAAGTCCGCCTCGGGCCGTACCTTGTCGTCCACCCTGTGGCTGCAGCGCCAGCTCAACGACCCCTATGTGGCGGCCGCCAGGCGCGAGGGTTACCGCTCGCGGGCGGCGTACAAGCTGATCGAGATGGACGAAAAGTACCATCTGCTCAAAAAGGGAGCCCGGATCATCGACCTGGGCGCGGCGCCCGGCGGCTGGAGCCAGGTGGCGGTCAAGAAGGTGGGTCCGTCGGGCCGGATCATCGCGATCGACATCAATGAGTTCGAGCCGATTCCCGGTGTCGAGATCACCCAGCTGGATTTCCTCGACCCCGATGCGCCCGATCGGCTGGTCGAGATGGCCGGTGGTCCCGTGGATCTGGTCATGAGCGATA
This region includes:
- a CDS encoding putative nucleotide-diphospho-sugar transferase; this translates as MNAPYMRLLKLWLAQSAAHMPGDLHVGCMDMDSYAQCAGLERVTATALPQLDISRDSRHSLLVRHMAFFRSFLEQGHDILHTDIDAFWHRAPLPDFAGFDDDIICSTEFGIPRNLAAKWGFVLCAGFYLARSTPGTTAFFARWQERLEYHTREQIAFNQLLDSLQPFWEDVALGGLTGKRCRVEIDGQPLSVLALPYELVTRDSPFTAPHAAVAHPYFERPFFTSHVELLEFVLSETGATNGYVVPDEALVEVSGLSPRDAAALCALKWRLAASPASGPNWTHLGCLQLRHGDRPGAALSFDQALLHGVDDPNSQLALGLGLRELGNREQARRILRRTAANLQLEALVSRQAAIALISLGAVLDGLLLGVRSLRRFGFRESARLLPLMVRNKLRGAL
- a CDS encoding RlmE family RNA methyltransferase, encoding MAPRPPRGSRPSAPGKSPAKGSGERELSVRVKSASGRTLSSTLWLQRQLNDPYVAAARREGYRSRAAYKLIEMDEKYHLLKKGARIIDLGAAPGGWSQVAVKKVGPSGRIIAIDINEFEPIPGVEITQLDFLDPDAPDRLVEMAGGPVDLVMSDMAAPASGHRATDHIKIMALCEAAIEFAVNVLAPGGSFVAKVLKGGTENELLVMMQQHFRSVRHAKPKASRQDSAEAYVVATGFKGLK
- a CDS encoding Ppx/GppA phosphatase family protein encodes the protein MRHAADHIEARPGNGQSAGRWGHTYAAVDLGTNNCRLLIARPTGAGFRVIDSFSRIVRLGEGVANKGALSREAMARTIDALKVCADKIDRRGVTRQRHVATAACRAASNHLEFLEEVREKTGLDLHVITPEEEARLAVSGCISLFDDGSEFAFVFDIGGGSTELIWVAATPDKACDIRAWTSLPCGVVTLAEAFGGREVTDEMYRAMVRHVEDLLQPFEQQHRLRDRVKTHQVQMIGTSGTVTTIAGIHLGLRRYDRSRVDGMWIEREHIHDISRRLTGMSYEERMAEPCVGRDRADLVIAGCAIYEAIARMWPCAKLRVADRGLREGLLLDLMIDADTEQRRSGYGAASA